From a region of the Bradyrhizobium sp. KBS0727 genome:
- a CDS encoding aminoacyl-tRNA deacylase — protein sequence MSIQIAILKVLASHGNGRATLASLKRDMIILTASGGDWSVRLKRLSTRVQAIDIFGNGHVLRDDEGWQITTDGRDFLRALEAVTQDNRPAEIELPLLDRSDAAGRPPGELIVVGHRFKSRLPRRHGAALAARAAFSGDDAAREEGASKQK from the coding sequence GTGAGCATACAGATTGCTATTCTGAAGGTCTTGGCTAGTCACGGCAACGGCCGAGCCACGCTTGCCTCACTCAAACGGGACATGATCATCCTGACCGCCAGTGGTGGTGACTGGAGCGTGCGCCTCAAGCGTCTTTCGACGCGGGTTCAGGCCATCGATATCTTCGGCAACGGCCATGTGCTTCGCGATGACGAGGGATGGCAGATCACGACCGACGGGCGGGATTTTCTGCGCGCGCTCGAAGCCGTGACCCAGGACAATCGGCCCGCTGAAATCGAGCTGCCCCTATTGGACCGCTCCGACGCTGCCGGGCGCCCGCCCGGTGAACTCATCGTGGTCGGTCATCGGTTCAAGAGCCGGCTGCCGCGGCGGCACGGTGCGGCGTTGGCGGCTCGGGCCGCCTTTTCGGGCGATGACGCCGCGCGCGAGGAAGGTGCCTCGAAGCAGAAGTAG
- a CDS encoding tripartite tricarboxylate transporter substrate binding protein has translation MVSRRTAICLTAIGLSAFASIGSAAAVDYPTRPVRFVVGYPPGGATDIIARLIGQRLSEKLGQQFVIENKPGAGNNIGTESVINAEPDGYTVLLINPANYINASLYANLKFNFVRDIAPVASFNRVPNVMTVNKDVAAKNVAEFIAYAKANPGKVNMASSGNGTSVHLSGELFMAMTGVKMQHVPYRGAAPAITDMLGGQVQVIFDNMPSIIQHVRSGALRALAVTTTERSSQLPDTPTVAETVPGYEASALFGMGAPKNTPKEVIAKLNTEINAILAEPDMKKRLVELGGEPLIQTPEKFGADIAAETEKWKKVIEGANIAKVE, from the coding sequence ATGGTCTCACGCCGCACCGCGATCTGCCTGACGGCTATCGGCCTCTCGGCATTCGCCTCCATCGGCAGCGCCGCCGCGGTGGATTATCCGACGCGGCCGGTGCGTTTCGTGGTCGGTTACCCGCCCGGCGGCGCCACCGATATCATCGCGCGGCTGATCGGCCAGCGGCTGTCGGAGAAGCTCGGCCAGCAATTCGTGATCGAGAACAAGCCCGGTGCCGGCAACAACATCGGCACCGAGAGCGTCATCAATGCCGAGCCCGACGGTTACACGGTGCTGCTGATCAACCCGGCGAACTACATCAACGCCTCGCTCTACGCCAATCTGAAGTTCAACTTCGTCCGCGACATCGCGCCGGTGGCGTCCTTCAACCGCGTGCCGAACGTGATGACGGTCAACAAGGACGTGGCGGCCAAGAACGTCGCCGAGTTCATCGCCTATGCGAAGGCCAATCCGGGCAAGGTCAACATGGCTTCCTCCGGCAACGGCACCTCGGTGCACCTGTCCGGCGAACTGTTCATGGCGATGACCGGCGTCAAGATGCAGCACGTGCCGTACCGCGGCGCGGCGCCGGCCATCACCGACATGCTCGGCGGCCAGGTGCAGGTGATCTTCGACAACATGCCGTCGATCATCCAGCACGTCAGATCCGGCGCGCTGCGGGCCCTGGCGGTGACGACGACGGAGCGGTCTTCGCAACTGCCGGACACGCCGACGGTGGCCGAAACCGTTCCCGGCTACGAGGCGAGCGCGCTGTTCGGCATGGGGGCGCCGAAGAATACGCCGAAGGAAGTCATCGCCAAGCTCAACACCGAAATCAACGCGATCCTGGCCGAGCCGGACATGAAAAAGCGCCTGGTCGAACTCGGCGGCGAGCCGCTGATCCAGACGCCGGAGAAGTTCGGCGCCGACATCGCCGCCGAGACCGAGAAGTGGAAGAAAGTGATCGAAGGCGCCAACATCGCGAAGGTGGAGTAA
- a CDS encoding VOC family protein, producing MSVKVNALDHLVINVSDVARSTEWYRKILGMEVRVFDPGPGKTPRTSLVFGNQKINVRPRGADKVEWFTADHETAGSDDLCFLTASTPDQVVAHLKANGVAIEEGPVAKQGARGTLRSVYCRDPDGSLIEISSYEGGM from the coding sequence ATGTCCGTCAAGGTGAACGCACTCGACCATCTCGTGATCAACGTGTCCGACGTGGCGCGCTCCACCGAGTGGTATCGCAAGATCCTAGGCATGGAGGTCAGGGTGTTCGACCCCGGCCCGGGCAAGACGCCGCGGACATCGCTGGTGTTCGGGAACCAGAAGATCAACGTGCGGCCGCGTGGCGCCGACAAGGTCGAGTGGTTTACGGCCGACCACGAGACCGCCGGAAGCGACGACCTGTGTTTTCTGACCGCAAGCACGCCGGACCAGGTGGTCGCGCACCTGAAGGCGAATGGCGTCGCGATCGAGGAAGGCCCCGTCGCCAAGCAGGGCGCCCGCGGCACGTTGCGCTCGGTCTATTGCCGCGATCCCGACGGCAGCCTGATCGAGATTTCGTCGTATGAGGGTGGGATGTAA
- a CDS encoding AMP-binding protein, whose product MSISQPAPGVVGPFAGLDVPWLLRMRSQTRRNHPFLIWAPFEAPARSWSYGEFHERVGALAAGLVRRGVKPGEYVLIHLDNCIEAMLAWFACVELGAIAVTTNTRSAAAEMEYFAGHCGAVAAITQPAYAELISANCRGLRWIAVISHDAGSAPAAGASRGDSFDSLFADSADRPRRATDPMAPCSVQYTSGTTSRPKAVLWTHANALWGGKINAAHEDLHATDVHQTYLPLFHTNALAYSMLATLWVGGSCVIQPRFSASRFWNVALEHNCTWTSTIPFCMKALLEHEIPSNHKFRLWGTAVNDPPPFAAFGIKTIGWWGMTETITHGIVGEVDQPNTPMSIGRAAQEYSIRVTDDDGAPTEVGDTGNLLIKGIPGLSLFAEYLHNETATRESFDEHGYFITGDRVTLLDDGFLKFGDRAKDMLKVGGENVAASEIEQVIAVVPGVREAAVVAKKHPMLDEVPVVFIIPAAGVADAPPGLHDSVMAACRKSLADFKVPREIRFVDEMPRSTLEKVAKAELRKMLG is encoded by the coding sequence ATGTCGATTTCACAGCCAGCGCCGGGCGTCGTCGGACCATTTGCGGGCCTCGACGTGCCATGGCTGCTGCGGATGCGCAGCCAGACCCGCCGCAACCATCCGTTCCTGATCTGGGCACCGTTCGAGGCGCCGGCGCGGAGCTGGTCCTACGGCGAATTTCACGAGCGTGTCGGCGCGCTGGCTGCCGGCCTGGTCAGGCGCGGCGTCAAGCCCGGCGAATATGTGCTGATCCATCTCGACAACTGCATCGAGGCAATGCTGGCATGGTTTGCCTGCGTCGAGCTCGGCGCCATCGCGGTTACCACCAACACCCGCTCGGCAGCGGCGGAAATGGAATATTTCGCCGGCCATTGCGGCGCGGTCGCCGCCATCACGCAGCCGGCTTATGCCGAACTGATCTCGGCCAATTGCCGCGGCCTGCGCTGGATCGCGGTGATCTCGCATGACGCCGGCAGCGCGCCGGCAGCCGGTGCATCGCGCGGCGACAGCTTCGATTCGCTATTCGCCGACAGTGCCGACCGGCCGCGCCGCGCTACCGATCCGATGGCCCCGTGCAGCGTGCAATATACCTCCGGCACCACGTCGCGTCCCAAGGCGGTGCTGTGGACGCATGCCAACGCGCTGTGGGGTGGCAAGATCAACGCCGCGCATGAGGACCTGCATGCGACCGACGTGCACCAGACCTATCTGCCGCTGTTTCATACCAACGCGCTGGCCTATTCGATGCTGGCAACGCTGTGGGTCGGCGGATCCTGCGTGATCCAGCCGCGGTTTTCCGCCAGCCGGTTCTGGAACGTCGCGCTCGAACACAACTGCACCTGGACCTCGACGATCCCGTTCTGCATGAAGGCGCTGCTCGAGCACGAAATCCCGAGCAACCATAAATTCCGGCTCTGGGGCACGGCGGTGAACGATCCGCCGCCCTTCGCGGCCTTCGGCATCAAGACCATCGGCTGGTGGGGCATGACCGAGACCATCACCCACGGCATCGTCGGCGAAGTCGACCAGCCCAATACGCCGATGTCGATCGGCCGCGCGGCGCAGGAATATTCGATCCGCGTCACCGACGATGACGGCGCGCCGACCGAGGTCGGCGACACCGGCAATCTCCTGATCAAGGGCATTCCCGGCCTGTCGCTGTTCGCGGAATATCTGCACAACGAAACCGCCACGCGCGAAAGTTTCGACGAGCATGGCTACTTCATCACCGGCGATCGCGTCACGCTGCTCGACGACGGCTTCCTCAAATTCGGCGACCGCGCCAAGGACATGCTGAAGGTCGGCGGCGAGAATGTCGCGGCATCCGAAATCGAACAGGTGATCGCGGTGGTGCCCGGCGTGCGCGAGGCCGCCGTGGTGGCGAAGAAGCACCCGATGCTGGACGAGGTGCCGGTGGTCTTTATCATTCCGGCCGCGGGTGTGGCGGATGCGCCGCCCGGCCTTCATGACTCTGTCATGGCCGCCTGCCGCAAGTCGCTGGCCGACTTCAAGGTGCCGCGCGAGATTCGCTTTGTCGATGAAATGCCGCGTTCGACGCTGGAGAAAGTGGCAAAGGCGGAACTGCGGAAGATGCTGGGGTAG
- a CDS encoding cytochrome P450 translates to MDTTATLSGNVDIPADIAATLVDPAAYADHRIHDSYRWLRANNPLGIARPEKFDPFWVVTKHAHIQSVSRQNELFHNADRPTTLMTRAVEERVRKIAGGPNLVRSLVQMDAPDHPKYRALTQGWFMPANLGKFEARVREIARATVQRMLDKGNACDFVADVALGYPLHVIMEILGVPEQDEPRMLKLTQELFGPQDPDTARIREALSAEQFSMMMQSVVNDFGAYFRAITEDRRRNPREDLATVIANAKIGGDYMPDHDATSYYMIVATAGHDTTSSSTAGALWALAEDPAQFERVKANPDLIPGLVDEAIRWMTPVKHFMRAATADTELGGRRIAKGDWLMLCYASGNRDEDVFEEPYRFRCDRKPNRHVAFGYGAHLCLGQYLAKLEMKILFEELLPRLKSVALDGEVKMTQAYFVNGPKKLPIRFEVN, encoded by the coding sequence ATGGATACGACGGCGACCTTGAGCGGCAATGTCGATATTCCCGCTGACATCGCGGCGACCCTGGTCGACCCGGCCGCCTATGCCGATCATCGCATCCATGACAGCTATCGCTGGCTTCGCGCCAACAACCCGCTCGGGATCGCGCGGCCCGAGAAATTCGACCCGTTCTGGGTCGTCACCAAGCATGCGCATATCCAGTCCGTCAGCCGCCAGAACGAGCTGTTCCACAACGCCGATCGTCCGACCACGCTGATGACGCGAGCGGTCGAGGAGCGCGTCCGCAAGATCGCCGGCGGGCCGAACCTGGTGCGCTCGCTGGTGCAGATGGACGCGCCCGACCATCCGAAATACCGGGCGCTGACCCAGGGCTGGTTCATGCCCGCCAATCTCGGAAAGTTCGAGGCGCGGGTGCGCGAGATCGCGCGCGCCACGGTGCAACGCATGCTCGACAAGGGCAACGCTTGCGATTTCGTCGCCGACGTCGCGCTCGGCTATCCCCTGCATGTCATCATGGAGATTCTCGGCGTGCCCGAACAGGACGAGCCGCGAATGCTCAAGCTGACGCAGGAGCTGTTCGGCCCGCAGGATCCCGATACGGCGCGGATCAGGGAGGCGCTGTCGGCGGAACAGTTCTCGATGATGATGCAGTCCGTCGTGAACGATTTCGGCGCCTATTTCCGCGCGATTACCGAGGACCGCCGCCGCAACCCGCGTGAGGATCTTGCCACCGTCATCGCCAATGCCAAAATCGGCGGCGACTACATGCCGGACCATGACGCCACCAGCTATTACATGATCGTCGCGACCGCGGGCCACGATACCACCTCGTCCTCGACGGCCGGTGCGCTCTGGGCGCTGGCTGAAGACCCGGCGCAATTCGAGCGGGTCAAGGCCAATCCCGACCTGATCCCGGGGCTGGTCGACGAGGCGATCCGCTGGATGACCCCGGTCAAGCATTTCATGCGCGCGGCGACCGCGGATACCGAGCTCGGCGGCCGCAGGATCGCCAAGGGCGACTGGCTGATGCTGTGCTACGCGTCAGGCAATCGCGACGAGGACGTGTTCGAGGAGCCGTACCGGTTCCGCTGTGACCGCAAGCCGAACCGCCATGTCGCGTTCGGCTACGGCGCCCATCTCTGCCTCGGGCAATATCTGGCGAAGCTGGAGATGAAGATCCTGTTCGAGGAATTGCTGCCGCGGCTGAAATCGGTCGCGCTCGACGGCGAGGTCAAGATGACGCAGGCCTACTTCGTCAACGGTCCGAAGAAGCTGCCGATCCGGTTCGAGGTGAATTGA
- a CDS encoding HD-GYP domain-containing protein produces MSALPNKTPTMRRLLLASDRSDQSSELASILQAVGQVDTIATSAIPDSPSRDLSGIVVDINLRSAESVQLVRNKLRADAYREMPRLFVLADALHHGSMQAWALGATDTIARPFDAQGILQRIRAAFPDTESYDETDRGKALNRGVEAAHGVLVKIFNRLPAGVPLKFSDIVEVENKIIKAIKHSSLREWLTTVGCHHTDSYRHCLFVTGFAVAFAQHLGMREDDQRRLVRAALLHDVGKAFIPVEVLDKPDPLTLEEMEVMRQHPRRGFDALTAQGGFPPEMLDVILHHHEFLDGTGYPDGLSGKEISDIVRLTTIVDIYAALVEKRAYRLQFTHAKAFAMMEEMGDKLDQHLLHAFRPVAFGHY; encoded by the coding sequence ATGTCAGCTCTACCCAACAAGACTCCGACCATGCGCCGGCTTCTGCTGGCTTCGGATCGGAGCGATCAAAGCAGCGAACTGGCCAGCATCCTGCAGGCGGTCGGCCAGGTCGACACCATCGCGACTTCTGCCATTCCCGATTCTCCCTCGCGCGATCTCTCCGGGATCGTGGTCGATATCAACCTGCGCTCCGCCGAGAGCGTGCAGCTCGTGCGCAACAAGCTGCGGGCCGATGCCTATCGCGAGATGCCGCGGCTGTTCGTGCTGGCGGACGCGCTTCACCACGGATCGATGCAGGCCTGGGCGCTCGGCGCCACCGATACGATCGCGCGGCCGTTCGATGCGCAGGGTATCCTGCAGCGGATCCGCGCCGCGTTTCCGGACACCGAAAGCTACGACGAAACCGATCGCGGCAAGGCGCTGAACCGCGGCGTCGAGGCCGCGCATGGGGTGCTGGTCAAGATCTTCAATCGGCTCCCGGCCGGCGTCCCCCTGAAATTCAGCGACATCGTCGAGGTCGAGAACAAGATCATCAAGGCGATCAAGCACTCCTCGCTGCGGGAATGGCTGACGACCGTCGGCTGCCACCACACCGACAGCTACCGACACTGCCTGTTCGTCACCGGTTTTGCGGTCGCGTTCGCGCAACATCTCGGCATGCGTGAGGACGACCAGCGCCGTCTCGTCCGCGCCGCCCTGCTGCACGATGTCGGCAAGGCATTCATTCCGGTTGAAGTCCTCGACAAGCCGGATCCGTTGACCCTGGAAGAAATGGAAGTGATGCGCCAGCATCCGCGCCGCGGCTTCGACGCGCTGACGGCGCAGGGCGGCTTCCCGCCGGAAATGCTCGACGTGATACTGCATCACCACGAGTTCCTCGACGGCACCGGCTATCCCGACGGCCTGAGCGGCAAGGAGATCAGCGACATCGTGCGCCTGACGACGATCGTGGACATCTACGCCGCGCTGGTCGAGAAGCGTGCCTACCGGCTGCAGTTTACCCACGCCAAGGCATTCGCCATGATGGAAGAGATGGGCGACAAGCTGGACCAGCATTTGCTGCACGCGTTCCGCCCGGTGGCGTTCGGGCATTATTGA
- a CDS encoding molybdopterin cofactor-binding domain-containing protein produces the protein MNTHVKITSSVSAELSRRSFLVGSAAAGLALGYSAVPGLLGADQAFAAPANFDPSVWYSIAPDGIVTVTCGKADMGQHIASTMAQLVAEELGSNWKDMRVQLASNDPKFNDPVLGAQITGGSWSTMMNFEAMSRAGAAGRIAMTEAAAASMGVPAGELVVRNSTITHPKSKKSMSFADIVKSGKITKTFTPDELKAIKLKTSDQYTMIGVSVPQLDIPSKTNGSAKYGIDVMLPGMLYGRVVTPPVRYGATVKAVDDSAAKKVPGFVKAVTLDDKTGSTTGWVVAVANTYTNAAKAADALKISYDGGPNAKLTSQSLLDEAKRLQALDDSGLFFVKDGDTAAAFGTAAKVMEAEYTTSINIHAPLEPMNATAELKGDIWHIYSGNQFATRSGAIAAGAAGVDPKFVVMHQMWLGGGFGRRLDADMMVPAVQAAKAVGKPVKVIYSRENDMTMDYSRPLTFQKIKAGLDADGKLIALNHDVVSAWPTQRWGIPDFLTPSVDKKGGLDGFTVNGADFFYSVPNHNVRAIKNEMAQNATPSGQLRSVAPGWTFWAVESMIDELAHAAGQDPAQYRIALLDGKGKNDGGAQRLRNTLLAAMGLAGYGTKQLPKGEGMGVACVSSQERATASWTACVAHVAVAPSGEVKVKKLTIATDVGTQVHPDNIRAQVEGAALWGLSLALYEKATLKDGGIEQTNYDTYTPLRMSQVPEVAVNVIANGEKATGVGEPAVTVIAPALGNAIFNACGARIRALPITAEAVKANMKA, from the coding sequence ATGAATACGCACGTGAAAATCACCTCAAGCGTTTCAGCCGAGCTCAGCCGCCGCTCGTTCCTGGTCGGCTCTGCCGCTGCCGGCCTTGCGCTCGGCTATTCGGCCGTCCCCGGCCTGTTGGGCGCCGACCAGGCGTTCGCCGCGCCTGCCAATTTCGATCCCAGCGTCTGGTACTCGATCGCGCCCGACGGCATCGTCACCGTGACCTGCGGCAAGGCCGACATGGGCCAGCACATTGCGTCCACCATGGCCCAGCTCGTCGCCGAGGAACTCGGTTCGAACTGGAAGGACATGCGGGTTCAACTCGCTTCCAACGATCCGAAGTTCAATGACCCGGTATTGGGCGCGCAGATCACCGGCGGAAGCTGGTCGACGATGATGAACTTCGAGGCGATGAGCCGCGCCGGCGCCGCGGGACGTATCGCGATGACGGAAGCCGCCGCCGCGTCGATGGGCGTGCCGGCGGGCGAACTCGTGGTGCGCAATTCCACGATCACGCATCCGAAGTCGAAGAAGTCGATGAGCTTTGCCGACATCGTCAAGAGCGGCAAGATCACCAAGACCTTCACGCCGGACGAGCTCAAGGCGATCAAGCTGAAGACATCCGATCAGTACACCATGATCGGCGTCTCGGTGCCGCAGCTCGACATTCCTTCCAAGACCAACGGGTCAGCCAAATACGGCATCGACGTCATGCTGCCGGGCATGTTGTACGGCCGCGTGGTCACGCCGCCGGTGCGCTACGGCGCCACGGTGAAGGCGGTCGACGACAGCGCGGCGAAGAAGGTGCCGGGCTTCGTCAAGGCCGTCACGCTCGACGACAAGACCGGCAGCACCACCGGCTGGGTGGTGGCGGTAGCCAACACCTATACCAACGCGGCCAAGGCGGCGGACGCGCTGAAGATCAGCTATGACGGTGGTCCCAACGCCAAGCTGACAAGCCAGTCGCTGCTCGACGAGGCCAAACGACTCCAGGCCCTCGATGATTCCGGCCTGTTCTTCGTCAAGGACGGCGACACGGCGGCGGCGTTCGGGACGGCGGCCAAGGTGATGGAGGCAGAGTACACCACCAGCATCAACATCCATGCGCCGCTGGAGCCGATGAACGCGACCGCCGAACTGAAAGGCGATATCTGGCATATCTATTCCGGCAACCAGTTCGCGACGCGCTCCGGCGCGATCGCCGCAGGAGCGGCCGGCGTCGATCCCAAATTCGTCGTGATGCACCAGATGTGGCTGGGCGGCGGCTTCGGCCGGCGTCTCGACGCCGACATGATGGTGCCGGCGGTGCAGGCGGCGAAGGCTGTCGGCAAGCCGGTCAAGGTGATCTACAGCCGCGAAAACGACATGACCATGGACTATTCGCGGCCGCTGACGTTCCAGAAGATCAAGGCGGGTCTCGACGCCGACGGTAAGCTGATCGCGCTCAACCACGACGTGGTCAGCGCGTGGCCGACCCAGCGCTGGGGCATTCCTGACTTCCTGACGCCCTCGGTCGACAAGAAGGGTGGTCTCGACGGCTTCACCGTCAACGGCGCGGACTTCTTCTACTCCGTGCCCAATCATAACGTCCGCGCGATCAAGAACGAGATGGCGCAAAATGCCACCCCGTCGGGACAGTTGCGGTCGGTGGCGCCGGGCTGGACCTTCTGGGCGGTCGAAAGCATGATCGACGAACTCGCCCATGCTGCCGGCCAGGATCCGGCGCAATACCGGATCGCGCTGCTGGACGGCAAAGGCAAGAACGACGGCGGCGCGCAACGCCTGCGCAATACCTTGCTGGCCGCGATGGGCCTGGCGGGTTACGGCACCAAGCAATTGCCGAAAGGTGAAGGCATGGGCGTGGCCTGCGTCTCGTCGCAGGAGCGGGCGACCGCAAGCTGGACCGCGTGCGTGGCCCATGTTGCGGTGGCGCCTTCCGGCGAGGTCAAGGTCAAGAAGCTGACGATCGCCACCGACGTCGGCACGCAGGTGCATCCCGACAACATCCGCGCCCAGGTCGAGGGCGCGGCGCTGTGGGGACTCTCGCTCGCCTTGTACGAAAAGGCGACGCTGAAGGACGGCGGCATCGAGCAGACCAACTACGATACCTACACGCCGCTGCGGATGAGCCAGGTGCCGGAAGTGGCCGTCAACGTCATCGCCAATGGCGAGAAGGCCACCGGCGTCGGCGAGCCGGCCGTCACCGTCATCGCGCCCGCGCTCGGCAATGCGATCTTCAACGCCTGCGGCGCGCGCATCCGCGCGTTGCCGATCACAGCGGAAGCGGTGAAGGCGAACATGAAGGCGTAA
- a CDS encoding (2Fe-2S)-binding protein, translating into MPNLNINGRNMSVEAANDTPLLWVIREQLQMTGTKFGCGAGLCGACTVHVNGEAVRSCQTSVSDAVGKKITTIEGLSAKGDHPLQKAWIVEQVPQCGYCQSGQIMQAASLLSKNSNPTKDEVVAHMDGNLCRCMTYSRIQKAIMRAASEMRTASNAGTERRAT; encoded by the coding sequence ATGCCTAATCTGAATATCAACGGGCGGAATATGTCCGTCGAAGCGGCCAACGATACGCCGCTGCTCTGGGTCATCCGCGAGCAATTGCAGATGACCGGCACGAAATTCGGTTGCGGCGCCGGCCTGTGTGGCGCCTGCACGGTTCACGTCAACGGCGAAGCCGTTCGTTCCTGCCAGACCTCGGTCAGCGACGCCGTCGGCAAGAAGATCACCACCATCGAAGGCCTCAGCGCCAAGGGCGATCATCCCTTGCAGAAAGCCTGGATCGTCGAGCAGGTTCCGCAATGCGGCTACTGCCAGTCCGGCCAGATCATGCAGGCGGCTTCGCTGCTCTCCAAGAATTCCAATCCGACCAAGGATGAAGTGGTTGCGCATATGGACGGCAATCTGTGCCGCTGCATGACCTATTCGCGCATCCAGAAGGCGATTATGCGCGCCGCATCCGAAATGCGTACCGCCTCCAATGCCGGCACCGAGCGGAGGGCAACATGA
- a CDS encoding alpha/beta fold hydrolase, giving the protein MPKLNRDGVNIYYEVHGSGPPLLLTHGYSSTSGMWQGQIEALSKHHKLVLWDMRGHGQSDYPDDPAAYSEALTVGDIAALLDEIGAAKAIVGGLSLGGYMSLAFYRAHPERVRALLIIDTGPGFKKDDARDVWNKRAHDTGDRFDREGLEVLKSASRERSGVTHRDASGLARAARGMLTQRDARVIESLPDIKVPSLVVVGADDTPFLAASDYMAAKIPGAQKVVVPAAGHAVNIDQPQAFIDAVLPFLNGLDAKAAAKVAS; this is encoded by the coding sequence ATGCCGAAGCTCAATCGTGACGGGGTCAACATCTATTACGAGGTGCACGGCTCCGGTCCGCCGTTGTTGCTGACGCACGGCTATTCCTCGACCTCGGGCATGTGGCAGGGCCAGATCGAGGCCTTGTCGAAACATCACAAACTCGTGTTGTGGGACATGCGCGGTCACGGCCAGTCCGATTATCCCGACGATCCCGCGGCCTATAGCGAAGCGCTGACGGTCGGTGACATCGCCGCCCTGCTCGACGAAATCGGTGCCGCCAAGGCGATCGTCGGCGGGCTTTCGCTTGGCGGCTACATGTCGCTGGCGTTCTACCGCGCTCATCCCGAGCGCGTGCGCGCGCTGCTGATCATCGACACCGGCCCCGGTTTCAAAAAAGACGACGCCCGCGACGTCTGGAACAAGCGCGCGCATGACACCGGCGACCGTTTCGACCGCGAAGGCCTGGAGGTTCTGAAATCCGCCAGCCGCGAACGCTCCGGCGTCACCCATCGCGACGCATCTGGTCTGGCGCGCGCCGCGCGCGGCATGCTGACCCAGCGCGACGCCCGCGTGATCGAATCGCTGCCCGATATCAAGGTGCCGTCACTGGTCGTGGTCGGCGCCGACGACACGCCGTTTCTTGCCGCCTCCGACTACATGGCGGCGAAGATTCCCGGCGCGCAGAAAGTGGTGGTCCCGGCGGCCGGCCACGCCGTCAACATCGACCAGCCGCAGGCCTTCATCGACGCGGTGCTGCCGTTCCTTAACGGGCTCGACGCCAAAGCCGCCGCGAAGGTCGCATCATGA
- a CDS encoding dienelactone hydrolase family protein: MGQDIRLKASDGFELGGYRADPAGAPNAAIVVIQEIFGVNHHIRAVCDRLAAAGYVAIAPSIFDRIEPNFTSGYTPDEVANARKFVANPDWAAMLLDTQAAIDAVKGKGPVGIIGFCLGGSIAYVAATKLSGLSAAVGYYGGAVVRFADDKPKVPTQLHFGEKDAGIPLTDVETIKAKRPDVEVFIYPGAQHGFHCDERASYDKTSADIAWPRSLEFFAKHLK; the protein is encoded by the coding sequence GTGGGACAAGATATCAGGCTGAAGGCTTCGGACGGATTTGAACTGGGCGGCTATCGCGCCGATCCCGCAGGCGCGCCGAACGCGGCCATCGTGGTGATCCAGGAGATTTTCGGCGTCAATCACCACATCCGCGCGGTGTGCGATCGTCTGGCTGCCGCCGGCTATGTCGCCATCGCGCCGTCGATCTTCGACCGCATCGAGCCGAATTTCACCAGCGGCTATACGCCGGACGAAGTCGCGAACGCGCGCAAGTTCGTCGCCAATCCGGACTGGGCCGCCATGCTGCTCGACACCCAGGCGGCGATTGACGCGGTCAAGGGCAAAGGGCCGGTCGGCATCATCGGCTTCTGCCTCGGCGGCAGCATCGCCTATGTGGCGGCCACCAAGCTGTCGGGCCTGTCGGCCGCCGTCGGCTACTACGGCGGTGCCGTCGTTCGCTTCGCCGACGACAAGCCGAAGGTCCCGACGCAACTGCATTTCGGCGAGAAGGATGCCGGCATTCCCTTGACCGATGTCGAGACCATCAAGGCCAAGCGGCCCGATGTCGAGGTCTTCATCTATCCGGGCGCGCAGCACGGTTTTCACTGCGACGAACGGGCGAGCTACGACAAGACCAGCGCCGACATCGCCTGGCCGCGCAGCCTGGAGTTCTTTGCGAAGCATTTGAAGTGA